CCGCTCCTTCCTTTACCTTCGGCAACGGTGCGTTAtctgagaagaaagatacGACGACTGCTCCTGCATTCTCATTTGGCAAAGGAGCTGCTCCCGATACGGCAGGTGCCCCCGCTACTGCTCCTGCATTTTCCTTCGGTGTTGCTGCCAGTTCCGAGAAGAAGGATACACCGACCACTGGGCTCTCGTTTGGTGGTAACGCAAAACCTGAAACGAAAGATTCGGGAACTGCACCTTCCATTTCCTTTGACACTGATTCAGCTTCTGAACAGAAGAAGCCTTTGACGGCCCCATCATTTTCTTTCGGAGATGGTTCCAAGAAGGGCTCCACAGCACCACCATCATTCTCTTTCACAAAAAACAATGAAGCATCCGACAATGGTCAAAAAGAACCTCCGAAAACTGCATTTAATTTTGGTTCGACTAATGCCTCTGACACGAAATCAGAATCAGCTTCGCAACCTAACGGCGGGTTCTCATTTAACAGACCTCCTGAGGGCAACATTTCTAAACCATCGTTCACCTTTGGCAAGGCAGATACCTCGGAGAATAATGCCCCATCTTTCGGTTTAAACAATGCTTCGACAGTAGCAAGTCCTGCTGCTAACAATAGTGCTTTTACATTCAATAAGAGCGGCCCCCCCGCTACGAAAACCGATGGTCCGTCATTTGGGTTCAAATTTGGAGCTGACAACTCTTCAACAGGAAACACAGCACAGAATCCCGCGCCCCCCATGAACCCTTTTATAAATGGCTCGAAACCTAACAATGGGTTCTCATTCGGCTCATCGGCTGGTAATACCGGTGCTATTGTCCAgccttcttttcagcaaCCACAGCCATTGCAATCTGCATTCGGTACAACACCGTCCCCTGCGTTTGGCAAATCGGCGTCTCCTCCAGTGATTAGCGGCTCCAATAATCCAAGCCGAACGTTTACGCCATCGAATACCATCAATTTAAATTTTGGAAACAATGGTCCAGTTGACCCTACCTCAGTGTTCTCAGGAGGTCCAGGCCCAGCTGCACCACAACAGGTGTTCGGTGCTACTCCTCCGCCatcccaaatttttggtGCTACATCTCAAGCcccagcttctttcaataaTGCACCAGTAGGATTTGGATCTTCCGGGGGTATAGCTGCGGGACAACTAGCCCCAATGGCACAGCAACAGGCGCCAGCGCCCAATTTCCAGATGCCTCCAGGCAGGAAACTGGCAAGAATGAGGCATTCAAGAAGGTGAATACTATCTATTGAATTTCATACTATCAGCATTACATAACCATCAAACTCAGAGCTCTTTGGCGGTTTCTTCACCGACTTTGTCATTTAATTAGATACTAATTATTGTAATTTTCGGGCGATGCAGATCTCCGAACTACCAGATCAatatttgttcaagaagttAGCCAGATCAAAGATTAAAACACTCATTTAGTGCTGACTGATGGTCAATTGGTAGATAAATGGAGTCCATAAATACTTGGATAGAGCAGAATGTGGGTCGCAAGTTGCGAGTAGATCCACTTAATGAAATTCATCTCCCCTCGTTCGTACTGGGATGCTCTGTGATGATCACAATCTCGCTGCTAGGGCCCTTCATGAAGATGTTTGTTGGTGGTATACTACTTACAGTGATAACGCTGATTAAGTACATTGTCATCATAGGGGGTATTACCGCATGTGTATTAATACTTGGCACCAAGAATAGGGACGGCCATCCAGTGGAGCAACCTCAAGGAGCCATCAAAGAAGCTAAGAAAATTAAGAGAGATTCTAAACCTGTTGCTGAACCCAAAGGCGAGGTCGATCTGGCGAAGGATGATTTCGAACAGATCAAGTACTTTGACATTGCAAAGACTAAATCTCAAGGCAAGAGATACCCCGAAGAAAATGCCTACAACAAGTTTATAAACAGGGCAGTCTTTAAAGAAGCCTCTTGATTTAAATAAAGTACTAATGAAAACGCTTTAAAAATTATACACCTATTAAAACATTTTTTAATATAGAAAAAGGACTATATGGATGGAGTGGTTTGTTTTTGACATTCAAATCAATCAGTGTTACGTTTAGTGAGTTTCACCTGGGATTTCGAAGACGATTTGCTTACCAGTCAACTTGTTGTAGACAGCTTGGAAGGATTCCAACTTGTAGTCgacttgttgaacatcCTTGGAGTCCAACAAGACCTTTTGAACCTTGTTACCACCAACCAAGTATCTAACTCTCTTACCAACAATCTCGGTTGGGAAAACcaaatcttccaagacCTTGTCGTGAACAGCAGTCAATGTTCTAGATCTTGGTCTCTTTTGAGTTTGTCTAGATCTTCTGGATGGCTTTGGCAAGATTCTTCTTTCAGCCAAGAAGACAACGTGACGGTCTGGGaacttcttttccaattcacGGGTCAATTTGGTTTGAACCTTGTGGTAAGCTGCCAAAGATGGAACTGGGACAAAGATGGCCAAAGCCTTCTTACCGCTGGCAACATCAATCTCTCTGATAGACTTGAATTGCAATGGTCTCAATTCAGCCTTCAACTCTGGAGAAGAGTTCTCCAATTCGGAGAAAGCTTGGGCAACTTGCAATTCCAACTCAGTTGGAGCCTGGGACAAAATCTTAGCTTGTGGAGCAGACattgttgatgatgtttcttcttggttgCGAAATCCTTAGCCTATATCAAACACACTATACCAAGATAAACCTTGAACTTTGACAATATTGTTTGTCTATCGACATTTTCCACTGTTCGTCAGTATGGCTTCCTACTGATGTGAGCCACCGCCTACCAGCAGTACTGGGCACCGGTGGAAGCTACCAGGAAGCTCCCACCAGTTAGGCAGAGGCATCTGACGAACCTCCCCCTAGACTTGCAATCCAGTAGGCAGAACCACCAACCCTAGACGGGAAGGTCTGCCTACGGCATCAAGCCTAGACAGAGTCATCTGCTACCATCTCACAGAGGGAAATTCAGCTTACCGCGCGACGCACAAAAATcaaattctgaaaaatttcaccagaTGCGAGGAGCCACGCAGCTTTTctaaaatttttcaaagaaatgcACTGGTGTAGATATAGATGATTGAGGGTGTACAGATCAACAGTCACACCAAATTAGGGCTAATCAAACTGTACTTTACAGTATATTATGTAATAAAGGTAAGCATTCTAAAGAACATTATTAATAAAATCGCTTCAATTGAAGCCATCTAATAGGCTTCGTGGATACAATCTAGGAGTCAGCAGAAGCAAACAGATCAAATAGATCAAATATGTATGGTTATAAGGCTTCATTTTAGTTTAAATTTGGCAAATCAATATTAGCCGCCCACCCGAAATCTTTATGGAAAGATATGCTGCAACGCTGGTATTAATGGCAGAGCCCTTTACAACTAGATCGATAGGTTGCTGTTGCTAAAGGAACAATGCTAACTCACTTACTAAAGACCACGTGAGTTGACTCCACAGTGTGGCAGTCAACGTGCACATTTCTGGGTGAAAT
Above is a window of Torulaspora delbrueckii CBS 1146 chromosome 6, complete genome DNA encoding:
- the RPS7A gene encoding 40S ribosomal protein eS7 (similar to Saccharomyces cerevisiae RPS7B (YNL096C) and RPS7A (YOR096W); ancestral locus Anc_2.188), which gives rise to MSAPQAKILSQAPTELELQVAQAFSELENSSPELKAELRPLQFKSIREIDVASGKKALAIFVPVPSLAAYHKVQTKLTRELEKKFPDRHVVFLAERRILPKPSRRSRQTQKRPRSRTLTAVHDKVLEDLVFPTEIVGKRVRYLVGGNKVQKVLLDSKDVQQVDYKLESFQAVYNKLTGKQIVFEIPGETH